One genomic window of Aptenodytes patagonicus chromosome 3, bAptPat1.pri.cur, whole genome shotgun sequence includes the following:
- the JAG1 gene encoding protein jagged-1, giving the protein MRAPRRAAAAACSLVLLALLGLRAKVTLASGQFELEILSMQNVNGELQNGNCCDGTRNPGDRKCTRDECDTYFKVCLKEYQSRVTAGGPCSFGSKSTPVIGGNTFNLKYNRNNEKNRIVIPFSFAWPRSYTLLVEAWDYNDNSTNPDRIIEKASHSGMINPSRQWQTLKHNAGVAHFEYQIRVTCAEHYYGFGCNKFCRPRDDFFTHHTCDQNGNKTCLEGWMGPECNKAICRQGCSPKHGSCTIPGECRCQYGWQGQYCDKCIPHPGCVHGTCIEPWQCLCETNWGGQLCDKDLNYCGTHPPCLNGGTCSNTGPDKYQCSCPEGYSGQNCEIAEHACLSDPCHNGGSCLETSTGFECVCAPGWAGPTCTDNIDDCSPNPCGHGGTCQDLVDGFKCICPPQWTGKTCQLDANECEGKPCVNANSCRNLIGSYYCDCITGWSGHNCDININDCRGQCQNGGSCRDLVNGYRCICSPGYAGDHCEKDINECASNPCMNGGHCQDEINGFQCLCPAGFSGNLCQLDIDYCEPNPCQNGAQCFNLAMDYFCNCPEDYEGKNCSHLKDHCRTTPCEVIDSCTVAVASNSTPEGVRYISSNVCGPHGKCKSQAGGKFTCECNKGFTGTYCHENINDCESNPCKNGGTCIDGINSYKCICSDGWEGTYCETNINDCSKNPCHNGGTCRDLVNDFFCECKNGWKGKTCHSRDSQCDEATCNNGGTCYDEGDTFKCMCPAGWEGATCNIARNSSCLPNPCHNGGTCVVSGDSFTCVCKEGWEGPTCTQNTNDCSPHPCYNSGTCVDGDNWYRCECAPGFAGPDCRININECQSSPCAFGATCVDEINGYRCICPPGRSGPGCQEVTGRPCITSVRVMPDGAKWDDDCNTCQCLNGKVTCSKVWCGPRPCVIHAKGHNECPAGHACVPVKEDRCFTHPCAAVGECWPSNQQPVKTKCNSDSYYQDNCANITFTFNKEMMAPGLTTEHICSELRNLNILKNVSVEYSIYITCEPSHLANNEIHVAISAEDIGEDENPIKDITDKIIDLVSKRDGNNTLIAAVAEVRVQRRPVKNKTDFLVPLLSSVLTVAWICCLVTVFYWCIRKRRKQSSHTHTASDDNTTNNVREQLNQIKNPIEKHAANTVPIKDYENKNSKIAKIRTHNSEVEEDDMDKHQQKARFAKQPAYTLVDRDEKPPNSTPSKHPNWTNKQDNRDLESAQSLNRMEYIV; this is encoded by the exons atgcGTGCGCCCCGGCGGGCAGCCGCGGCGGCgtgctccctcgtcctcctggccctgctggggctgcgggcaaAG GTGACTTTAGCGTCGGGACAGTTCGAGTTGGAGATCTTATCCATGCAAAATGTGAATGGTgaactgcaaaatggaaattgCTGTGATGGCACCCGAAACCCAGGAGACAGAAAATGCACCAGAGACGAGTGTGATACCTATTTTAAAGTTTGCCTGAAGGAGTATCAATCGCGGGTCACTGCTGGCGGTCCTTGCAGCTTCGGATCCAAATCCACTCCTGTCATCGGAGGAAATACCTTCAATTTAAAGTACAACCGGAATAATGAAAAGAACCGGATTGTTATCCCTTTCAGCTTCGCCTGGCCG AGATCCTACACATTGCTTGTTGAGGCATGGGATTACAATGATAACTCTACTA ATCCCGATCGCATTATTGAGAAGGCATCCCACTCTGGCATGATCAATCCAAGCCGTCAGTGGCAGACTTTGAAACATAATGCAGGAGTTGCCCACTTTGAGTATCAAATCCGTGTGACTTGTGCAGAACACTACTATGGCTTTGGCTGCAACAAGTTTTGTCGACCAAGAGATGACTTCTTCACTCACCATACCTGTGACCAGAATGGCAACAAAACCTGCTTAGAAGGCTGGATGGGACCAGAATGCAACAAAG ctaTTTGTCGTCAGGGATGTAGCCCCAAGCATGGTTCTTGCACAATTCCAGGAGAGTGCAG GTGTCAGTATGGATGGCAAGGCCAGTACTGTGATAAGTGCATTCCACACCCAGGATGTGTCCATGGCACTTGCATTGAACCATGGCAGTGCCTCTGTGAAACCAACTGGGGTGGTCAGCTCTGTGACAAAG ATCTGAACTACTGTGGAACCCACCCACCCTGTTTGAACGGTGGTACCTGCAGCAACACTGGCCCTGATAAATACCAATGTTCCTGCCCTGAGGGCTACTCAGGACAGAACTGTGAAATTG CGGAGCACGCCTGCCTCTCTGATCCTTGCCACAATGGGGGAAGCTGCTTAGAGACGTCTACGGGATTTGAATGTGTGTGTGCGCCTGGCTGGGCTGGACCAACTTGCACTGATA ATATTGACGATTGTTCTCCAAATCCCTGCGGTCATGGAGGAACTTGCCAAGATCTAGTTGATGGATTTAAGTGTATTTGCCCACCTCAGTGGACTGGCAAAACGTGTCAGCTAG atgcgAATGAATGTGAGGGCAAACCTTGTGTCAATGCCAACTCCTGCAGGAACCTGATTGGCAGCTACTATTGTGACTGCATTACTGGCTGGTCTGGCCACAACTGTGATATAA ATATTAATGACTGTCGTGGACAATGTCAGAATGGAGGATCCTGTCGG GACTTGGTTAATGGTTATCGGTGTATCTGTTCACCTGGCTATGCAGGAGATCACTGTGAGAAAGACATCAATGAATGTGCAAGTAACCCTTGCATGAATGGGGGTCATTGCCAGGATGAAATCAATGGATTCCAATGTCTGTGTCCCGCTGGTTTCTCAGGAAACCTCTGTCAG CTGGACATAGATTATTGCGAGCCAAATCCTTGCCAGAATGGTGCCCAGTGCTTCAATCTTGCTATGGACTATTTCTGTAACTGCCCTGAAGATTACGAAGGGAAGAACTGCTCCCACCTGAAAGATCACTGCCGCACAACTCCTTGTGAAG TGATTGACAGCTGTACCGTGGCAGTAGCTTCTAACAGCACGCCGGAAGGCGTTCGTTACATTTCTTCAAATGTCTGTGGTCCTCACGGAAAATGCAAGAGCCAAGCGGGTGGAAAATTCACCTGTGAATGCAACAAAGGATTCACTGGCACCTACTGTCACGAGA ATATTAATGACTGCGAGAGCAACCCCTGTAAAAATGGTGGCACTTGTATCGACGGCATCAACTCCTACAAATGTATTTGTAGCGATGGATGGGAAGGAACATATTGTGAAACAA ATATTAACGACTGCAGTAAAAACCCTTGCCACAATGGAGGAACTTGCCGAGACTTGGTCAACGACTTCTTCTGTGAATGTAAAAATGGGTGGAAAGGAAAAACGTGCCACTCCC GTGACAGCCAGTGCGATGAGGCAACGTGCAACAATGGAGGAACGTGTTACGACGAGGGGGACACTTTCAAGTGCATGTGTCCCGCAGGATGGGAAGGAGCCACTTGTAATATAG CAAGGAACAGCAGCTGCCTGCCAAACCCCTGTCATAACGGTGGTACCTGCGTAGTCAGCGGGGATTCTTTCACTTGCGTCTGCAAGGAGggctgggaaggacccacgtgcACTCAGA ACACAAACGACTGCAGTCCTCATCCTTG TTATAATAGCGGCACTTGCGTGGATGGAGACAACTGGTACCGCTGCGAATGTGCTCCGGGCTTCGCAGGTCCTGACTGCAGGATCA ATATCAACGAATGCCAGTCTTCACCCTGTGCCTTTGGAGCTACGTGTGTCGATGAAATTAACGGGTACCGTTGCATTTGCCCACCGGGTCGTAGTGGTCCAGGATGCCAAGAAG TTACGGGAAGGCCTTGCATTACCAGTGTTCGAGTAATGCCAGATGGGGCTAAGTGGGATGATGACTGTAATACCTGTCAGTGTTTGAACGGAAAAGTCACCTGTTCTAAG GTTTGGTGTGGTCCTCGACCTTGTGTCATACATGCCAAAGGTCATAACGAATGCCCGGCTGGACACGCCTGTGTTCCTGTGAAAGAAGACCGCTGTTTCACTCACCCCTGTGCTGCAGTGGGTGAATGCTGGCCTTCGAATCAACAGCCCGTGAAGACCAAATGCAATTCTGATTCTTACTACCAAGACAACTGTGCCAACATCACCTTTACCTTTAATAAAGAAATGATGGCACCA GGACTTACCACAGAGCACATTTGCAGTGAATTGAGGAATCTGAATATTCTGAAGAATGTTTCTGTTGAATATTCCATCTACATTACCTGTGAGCCTTCACACTTGGCAAATAATGAAATACACGTTGCTATT TCTGCAGAAGATATAGGGGAAGATGAAAACCCAATCAAAGACATCACAGATAAGATTATTGACCTTGTCAGTAAGCGCGATGGTAACAACACGCTAATTGCTGCAGTCGCGGAAGTCAGAGTACAGCGGCGACcggttaaaaacaaaacag ATTTCCTGGTGCCGTTGCTGAGCTCGGTCCTAACAGTAGCCTGGATCTGTTGCCTGGTAACTGTTTTTTATTGGTGCATTCGAAAGCGCAGAAAGCAGAGCAGCCATACTCACACGGCGTCTGATGACAACACTACCAACAACGTAAGGGAGCAGCTGAATCAGATAAAAAACCCCATTGAGAAACACGCAGCCAATACTGTCCCCATTAAAGACTACGAAAACAAAAACTCTAAAATCGCCAAAATAAGGACACACAATTCAGAGGTGGAGGAGGACGACATGGACAAACACCAGCAGAAGGCCCGCTTCGCCAAGCAGCCAGCGTACACTTTGGTAGACAGAGATGAAAAGCCCCCCAACAGCACACCTTCCAAACACCCGAACTGGACAAATAAACAAGACAACAGAGACTTGGAAAGTGCACAAAGCCTAAATCGAATGGAGTACATCGTATAG